DNA from Rhizobacter sp. J219:
AGTCGCAGCTGCGGCGTGGCGCTCGGCACCGCGGCCATGCACCACGGGCCGGCCAACGCGAGCACAAGCGCGAGCCAGGCCCGCCGCAAACTCACGGCCCTCCGCAATCGCGCGCAGCACCGCCCTCGGCCGGCGTCGACTGCACCACGCCGGGCGCGCACACGCTGGCGTTCGACGAGGTGGCGAGGCGGTAGCGCTTCTTGAACACGTTGACCGCCGACCCGGGCACTGCGCCGCCGCGGCCGAGGTCGGCCTGCCCGGAGGGCCGGGCGCCGAAGATAACATCGCTCGTGCCGGGGGCGGCAGCACCGGCGTCAGCGATGACCGCCCCTGCCCCTGCGGTGTCTTGCGCGCTGCGGTCGTCGACGCTTGGCGGCATACCGGCGCCCCCTTGCCCGCCGGGGATGACCACGCCACCTGCGTTCACGCCGGTGGCCGTGCCGGCTCCGGTGCTGCCCGCCGTGCCCGTGGTCAGCGAGAAGCCGGTGCCGACGCCGGTGAAGCCGACGGTGCTGTTGTTGAAACCGGGAATGCCGCTGCCGCCGGGGATGATGACGCCGGTGAAGGAGTCGGTCTGCCGGCGCCCGTTGGCCGAGTCGATCACGCCATCGAAGACGAAGACGCGCGTGCCGATGATGTCCGAGCCATACAGGTGGTTCGCGCCGATCGAATCGACCACGATGTTGTCCAGCTGGAACGACCTCGGACCATCGGTCGGCACGGGACTCAGAAACGGATCGTCATTCGAGTCCAGGCGGTACACATAAGAGGGCCTCAGCAGCCGGAAACCCGGGGTGACCGTTCCATTGGTTTGCAGGCCCGTTGTCGTGGACCCGCCGGCATGGCTGGGATACAGGCCTGCGCGGAAGTCGACACCGTGCGCCACCCCTGCCGCGCCGCGTGCGATGCTCGGCGCGGCGTCGACCAAGCGTACCGTGACGAGGGACCCAGGGCTGCCTGTGCTTGGAAGCGGGACGAGGCTCCAGTCGCTGACGAGGTTGGCCCCAGGGGGAAGCGGCGTCGAAGGCAGGGCGCCAGTAAATCGCGCCGAGATGAACTCGGCCTGGATTCGTTCGGCCGAGTTGAACTGGAACAGGAACTCGGCTCCGACCGCGACCACCTCTGCCGGCTGCACGACGCCGCCAATCTCGTAGGTCCTGACGAGCTGTGCAGGCCCCTGCACGGTGAAGCCGGCATCCGGCGACACGCTGCTCGGGAAGCCGACGGTGTCGATGTCGAACCCACCGAGGAAGAAGTTGGCACCTCCGAGCAGCACATGGACCCTCGACGACCACACGCGCGTCGAGATGTCGCCGCTTTCCTCGAAGCCCAGCAATTTGAGGCCGATGCCCTGGGTCGCGCCACGAACCACCGGATCGTCCGGATCCTCCGACTGCACCGGATTCGTTTGCACAGGCGTCGTGTGCAAGGACGTCAGCCGCGGTGCGAAATTGCCGATGCGGATGGGGGACCCCGGCACATACGGCCGAGGTGTCGTGGGCACCGTTCGCGGCAGGGCTTCTGCCACGCCGGCCAAGGTCATGGCGATCGAGCCGCCGCCCACCACGATGTCGCGATCCTGCCCAGGGATGACGGTGGTGGCGGCGACCAGGCGGCCGCGGTTGTCGTACGCCCCTGCGCCGATGCGGTAGTCCTGGTAGTTCGCCACGTTGTTGGCGATCTCGATCTTGGCGATCTCGGTCGGCTGCGGCACCGCCACCTGGCGGCCCGCGTCGGTGTATTCGCTGGCGTTGCCCTGCACACCACTCACCTGGAGGCCGGACGACACCTCGACGCCGGCAGCATTCACTTCGAAGACGCGGATGTCGTCGACGCCGGTGCTGACCGCATCGGAGCGGAACCCCGCCATCTGGTAGTTTCCGCCCGCGGTGCGCACACGCACGCCCATGTCGTCGACGACGAAGCCGGCGGCGTCGACCGTCGCGGTACGGGGCGTCGTGCCCTCGGTCCATGAGAGCGTGTACACGTCGACCGGCAGCCGCGCCATCTCGGCCGTGTTGTCGAAGAGCCCCAGCGTGCGGCCACTGATGCGGATGCCATAGCCGATCTTCTGGCGCACACCGCCCACCACCGTGTCGTAGCCGCGCGAATAGACGCTGTTGCCGAGGTAGACCCCGTCGGTCGCGCCGGTTCCGGTGCTCGTGAGCTCGATGTCGCCCTTGTTCACGGCGATTTCGTTGTTGCTGACGATGTAGCGGCCTGCAGTGATCCTCAAGCCAGGCAAGAGGGAAGTCGGGCTCTCGTTGCCGTCCAGGTTGAGGCCGTTGACCTCCACCGAGCCGAGCGGCGCACTGATCTCCACACGGCCGACGTTGGGCCGGTACTGCGCCTGGTAGCCGCTCGCATAGTCGACATAGCCGGTGGTGAGCTGCACGTTGTTGCCGTTGAACGTGCCCTCGAGGCGCCCGCCCAGGCCACGCTTGAACACCACGTCGCCCGCGTCGGAGCTCACGTCGACACTGTTGTAGGCGATGAGTTCTCCCACCTCGACCCGGTTCTGGCCGTTCACGCGGACGATCGAACGCGAAGCATGGTTGCCGGCGTCCAGCGTGGCGTTGGCGGCCAGGCTTGGGTCGTCATAGGAGGCGAGCACCGTCACGGCGCCATCGGCAGAGCCGAGGTCGATGGTGCCCGAGCGGGTCTGGATGTCGCCGTTGATGTTCATGTCGCCCCGACTGCGCAGGGTCACGTTGACCGCATCGCCTTCGGCCCGGATGCCGGCGTTGCCCAGGGTCAGCGTGCCGTTGTTCGAGGTCACCGTCACGCCACCAGTGGCACCTGTGGTGGCAATGCCGGCGCCGTCGAGCAGGGTCACGTTGCCTTCGGCTTCCACCCGCACCGGCCCGCTGCTGAAGAGCGAGGCATTGCGCAGCGTCACGGTCCCGGCACTGCTGTCGATCGTGATGCCCCCCGACCCGGCCGACGCGCCGGCGACGTCGATCGCGTCGCGGGCGGTGATCGACACCGAGGTGGGCACGCCGCCGACGCCGGTGATGGGCCGCAGCGTGGGCGTGGCCGACGCGTCGGCCACGAAGCGCACGCCGCCGGCATCGGCCTCGATACCCACGCTGCCCCGCGCCAGTACCGTCGCCGCAGTGACGCCGGTATGGCCATCGAGCAGCACGTTGCCGCCCGCCTGCACGTTGATGGGCGCGGTGGTGGTGCCGACCTGTCCGGCATCGGCATGCAGGATCACGTTGCCGGTGCTTACCAGGCCCCCCTGGGACGCACTGCTGCCGAGCGAGGTGATGTTGCCGCTGGTGGTGGTGATGTTGACGCCACCCGCCCCGGTGTTGGCACCGGCGAGGGCCACGGCCCCCGCAGCATTGACCGTGAAGCCCTCGGCGGCCCCAGCACCCGCGCCCGTCACCGCCTGCCGCACGGTGACACCGGCGCCGGTGGAGGTGAGCGTCGCCGTGCCGGTGCTGATGACCGCACCCAGGTCGATCGCCTGACCCGCCGTCGCGCTCACCGTGCCCCCGGACACGAGCCCGATGTTGCTGGCGGCGGTGGAGAGGGTCGTGCCCGCCGTGACGCTCAGGTTGCCGGCGTTCGTCTGCAGGACCGCACCCGCAAGGCTCACCCCCGCATTGACACTGCGCACCGTCGCGTTGCCCTGCACCAGCGCGCCGTTCAGCGTCACCGCGCCGGCGCCCTCGACGTTGAGGCTCGCGACCGGCGCCACTGCCCCATTTGTCGTGGCCGCCACCAGCGCATTGCGCACCGTCAGCGCGCCATTGGCACTGCGGATGTCGACCGCCCCGCCACTCAACACCTGCCCGAGGTCCACCCCCGCCCCCCCGCGCAGGTTGGCCGCGCCGCTGCCGGTGTAGAGCACCGTCCCGTCGGCCTGCGTCAGCGTGCCACCAGTCGCCGTGAGGTTGAGCGCCCCGTTGTTGAGCACGATGTTCTGGTTGACGGTCAGGTTGTTGCCGGCCGTCAGCGTGAGCCCGCCGCCGGCCACGCCGCCACCGCCCGTCACGAGACCGTTGACCTCGGCGTCGACCGTCACGTTGTTGTCGGCCGCGAGGTTGACGCTCGCGCCGCGTGTGAGGAAGAAGCGCAGCTGGTCGGCGGCGATCTGCGAGTCGCCCGAGCCGGTGCTGGCGATGGTGAGGTTGAGCGGGTCTAGCAGCAGAGAGCCCTGCCGCCCGTTCGCCGCGAACACATCGACCTCGCCCTGGAAGCCGAGCGTGCCTTTGGACGACACCTCGACCTGGCCTGCATCTCCGCGCACGCTTCCGCCACTGGCGGCAATGCGCCCATCGAACTGCGTGCGCTGGTCTGACCACAACACCACCGTGCCGCCCTGCCCCTGCGTGCCGCCGCTCGCGTCGAGCGTGGCCCCCTGCGCCACGTTCACCTGATCCGCATGCGCCAGCGTGCCGCGGCCTTGCCACTCGCCGCCGACCGCGATGCTGCCCTGCCCGCCGGTGGCCGCGAGCGACGCGCCCGACTGCAGTGTGACGTCGCGGCCGGTGACCTCGATGCGCCCGCCCTGCCGATCGCCCGAGGCGTCGAGCGTGCCGCTCACGTTCACACGCGTGTTGGCGTCGCCATGCAGCGAGATCACGCCCTGCGCCTGGGTGAACGAGGTGGCGCGCACCACGCCGCTCAGGTTGATGAGGTTGTCGACCAGTTGCTTCACGGTGGCCACGCTCAGCTGCACTCGTCCGCCGTCGGCGACGATCTCGCCGCTGTGGTCGACGCGCGCCGCCAACGGCTGCCCCTGTGCATCGGTCAACGCGCCCATGGCCGCGGGGTCAACGATGAGGTTCACGAGCTTGTCGCCATAGAGGTCGAGCACGAAGGCATCGCCACCCGCCAGCGCCACCTTGCCCAGCCGCGCGGTGATGACGCCGCTGTTGGCCACCTGGCGGCCCACGAGGGCCGCGAAGCCGCCTTCGGCCACGGTGATGCGGCCCTGGTTCTCGACCGTCGCGCCGGGCTTGCCCGGCTCGGTAAAGTGCAGCCGACCGGCCATGAAGTCGGCGTTGCCGAGGTTCGACGTGGTGGCGGTGAGCGCCCCCACGTCGACCTGCGCCGTGCGGCCGAAGAGGATGCCGTTGGGGTTGATGAGCAGCACCTGCCCGTTGGCGGTGATGCGCCCGAAGATCGCCGACGGGTCGTTGCCGACCACGCGGTTGAGGATGGCCGAAGCTCGCGTTGGGCTGCACGAAGTTGACGGTCTCGGCGGCGCCCACGTTGAAGCTGCGCCAGTCGATGGCCGCGCGCTGCGAGCCCTGGGTGATGGTGGTGAGCGCGCCGTTGTGCTGGATCGACGCCTGCCCGGCCGTCACCGTGCCGCCTTGCGGTGCGGCAATCGCCAGCGGCACGGCCGCGAAGATCGCGGTGGCGGTGAAGACGCGCGAGATCTCCAGCGCCAGAGGGTGGGGACGGAAGGGCTTTTGGGTCCGGGCGGCGTGTTTCATGTCGTGCCTTTCAGAAATCGATGCCCAGGCCAGCGAAGACGCGGGCCTTTCGGTTGCCTTCGCTGGCGACGTCCTTGCGGCCGGGCTTGGCCACTTCGAGGTAGCCACGGGTGCGGGCGGGGCCGCTCACGCGCACGCCCAGGCCGGTCGACGACAGCGAGGTCTCGATCGCCGGCCCGGTGGCCTGGCGCCGCTGCACCTTGCCGCTCTCGCCGTAGGCGTAGAGCGTCGAGGCGATGCGTGCGCCGCCGAGGTCGTAGCGCAGCTCCAGCTTGGCGGCCGAGCCTTTCTCGCCGATGGCCTCCGACGGGTCGAACGCGCGCAGGAAGGTCTCGCCCCCCAGCCCCAGCTGTTCGGCGGTGGGCAGCCTGTCGCTGGAGCCCTGGGCCGTGGCCGCGACGAGCGCGGACCAGTTGCCGGCAATGCTCTGCAGGCGCGCGGCGTAGACGGTCCAGCGGCTGAATTGCGGATTGGCCGAGCCGGGGGGCAGGTCGCCCTGCTTGTCGGCCCCGAGGCTCGACAAGCCCTTCGACCACTCCACGTCGAGCAGCGAGATGCCGCCCCAGCTGTCGGCCAGGTCGCCGGTCATGCCGACCCGCAGCGCGCGGATGTGGTCTTCGCTTGCCACCGTACCGGCCACTTCGGCGCTGTTGTCGTAGGCCGCGAGCGTGCCGCGCAGCGACAGGTTGTGCTGACGGCTTCGCAGCACGGCTTGGCTCAGGCCGAGAGAGAGGTTGTCGCTTCGCGTGTCGATGTTGCTGAGTGCCACGTCGGTCTCGGGCTGCGAGCGCGAGGCCGAGGCGCCCAGGTTGAACTTGAGGCCGTTGTGGCCGATCGGCATCTCGGTCGCATACGAAAGCATGTTGAGCCGATCGTCGCCCGAGCCCACCCAGCGCAGGCTGTGCCGGTCGAAGCTGCCGATCACGCCACGCACCTCGGCCGAGGCTTCGAGGCGCAGCCGACCCTGCGAAGGCGAGCTGCGGTTGTGCGCGGAGAACGAGAACTCGCTGCGCTTCTGGCTCGCGACCAGCTCCAGGTCCGACGCATTCGGCGTGGCGCTCGCCCGCAGGTTGGCCTGCGACGACACGCCCGGCAGTTCGCCGATGAGCAACAGGCTGCGCTCGAGCGTGGCCAGTTGCAGCGGGCGCTCGGTGCGCACGCGTTCGAGATACGGCGCGAGCTTGGCGGGGGCGAGGCCGGTCACGCTGGCCTGGCCGATGAAGCCTTCGATGACCTGGATGCGCAGCACGCCGACGCCCACCGTGCGGATGTCCTGCGGCGGGATGATCGCCTGCGAGAGGATGTAGCCCGCGGCCCGGTATCGCGCGGAGATGGTGGCCGCGATGCCGAAGGCGTCGGCGAGCGTGATGGGCTTGCCCACGAGTGGCGTCCACGCGGACGACAGTGCCTGCGTCGACAGCACGGTGTTGCCTTCGACCTGCACCTCGCCGAGCAGGAAGCGCACTTCTTGCGCTCCGGGCGGCACCTGCTCGGGAAAGCGCGGCGCGTCGATGCGCACGCTGTCGCGGCGGATGGGCTCCGGCGGCGGGCGTGTGTCACGCTCCACCCGGCCCGGTTGCGAGGCCCCCGCCTGGGCCCAGGCGCCAGCTGCCGGGCCGAACAACGCTGCCAACACGCATGACAGCGACAGCCAACGTTTGTGTTCCAAGGCACACCCCCGAATGAGCGCGGCGATGTTGCGCCGCCGCCCATCCGAAGCACATCCCGCATTCGTAGGACGAGTGACTTCCGTCATGCCGGCTCGGTGTAGACCTCGGTGCGGCACCGCGATGGATGGTGTAGCGTTGCCGCCGCATCACCTGTCCGCTTTCTCTCCATTCCATGCCTTCGTTCCGCAACAGCCTGCTGCTGTGCACCACTTCGATGCTGCTGGCGCACGGCGCCCAGGCCCAGTCCCCTTCGTGTGAGCTGCTGAAGCAGACGCTGGCCTCACGCATACCGCCCGAGATCAAGGGCTACGCGATGGACGATGTGCCGGCGCGCACGCCGGTGCCTCCCGGCGGCAAGGTCATCGGCACCTGCGAAGGTGGTGCGCGCAAGGTGATCTACCGCCGCTTCGGTGGCGCGCCGCTGGCAAGCGACGGCGGCAATCCCGCATCGACGCCCGCTCCAGCAACCCAGGCTGCGACACCCGCGCCGACTCCGGCGCCGACACCTGCGCCCCGTCCTGCCTCGGCACCCGCGCCGATGGTGGCGCAGAAAGAGCCGCCGAAGCCCAAGCCTGAGCCTGTCACACCGCCCAAGCCGCCGGCACCGTCTACCCTGCCGGCACCGGTCGCGGTCGCGCCAAAACCGGCGGCCGTGCCAGCGCCAGCTCCGGCCCCCGCGCCTGCGCGTGTGGCGCCGGTGGCCTCGTCGCCGGCCCCCTTGGTGGTGGCCGCGGCCAAACCCACGGCGGTCGACAAGCCGGCCGAACCGCTCACGGCCCGGGCGGCACCTCCGGCCCCCGCTTCTCTACCAGCCGAGTCGCCGGCACTGCGCGCCACGCCAGCCTCCGACAACGACGAACCCGGCTTCCTCAGCACCTACGGCCACTGGCTCTGGCTGCTGCTAGCCCTACCGTTCGTGGCGTGGCTGTGGTCGTGGGTCAGTCATCGCATGGCCTACGACTCGGCCGGTCTGCCGCGCGGCCCGCGCCTCTGACTGGCTGACAATCGCGGCTTTTGCTTTCGACCGCACGCCCTCATGACCCAAGAGAAGACCGACGAGACCAAGCCCGCCCTGCCCGACCATCTGTCGTGCGACCCTCGCAGCCCGCACCACGTGGCGGCCGTCTTCGAGCACCCGATCGGCATCCGCCTCAACGGCAAGGAGCGCCACGACGTCGAGGAATACTGCATCAGCGAAGGCTGGGTGAAGGTGCCCGCCGGCAAGACGCTCGACCGCAAGGGCCAGCCCCTGCTCATCAAGCTCAAGGGCACGGTCGAGGCCTACTACCGCTGACGCGGTTCCCCGCTGAATTCTTCGACCCTCAGTCCGGTCAGTGCGAGAGGGACCAGGTGGCCACCTGTCGGTCGGCCTGACGCATCAGCGCCTCGCCGTCGGCGCCATAGCGGAAGGCGCTGAGGAAGTCGTCGAGGCGGTAGCCGGGCTGCACACGCTGAATGGCCGCGGCCATCTCGATCGCCTGCTGCTTGCGCCCGGCCATCGCGAGGCAGTGCTTGGCGATGCTCATGATGTGCACATGGGCGTTGGGCCGCGCCGCGGCCTTCATCGCCCAGTCGGCAGCTTCTTCGTAACGGCCCAGGCGCAGCAGGGCCAGCGCGCGGGTGCCGAGCATGGCGAAGAGCATCGGATCGAAAGGGCTCAGGTCGCGTGCATGGTCGGTGGCGGCGATGGCGAGTTCGGGGTCACCGGTCTGCGAGTGCACGAAGGCACGGGTGTAGTGGCCGTGGGCGAAATTGGGGCTCAGGTCGACCGAGGTGTCGAAACCGGCGATGGACTCGTCGATGCGCCCGCGCAGCCAGTGCGCCCGCCCGAGCGCCCATCGTGCCGCGGGGTCGAGGTCGTCGGCCATCAGGCCTTGCGACGCGCTACGGTAGGCCAGCTCCTCGGCCTCGGCGCGGTCGGTCCAGCCGAGGAAGGCATCCTGGAAGTGGGTGAACGAGAGGCCGGCGTAGGGCCGCGCGAAGCTCGGGTCGAGCTGCACCGCGGTCTGGAAGAAATGGCGCGCCTGCTCGTTGTCTTCGCGGTTGAAACGCATCATGTGCCAGAGGCCGCGGTGGTGGGCTTCCCAGGCGTCGAGCGAGTTGGGTGACTTGAGGATGGCGCGGTTGCGCTCGGCCACCTCGATCTGGCTCGACAGCGCAGCCACGATGTGGTCGCCGATCTCGTCGAGCACGCCGAAGGTGTCGCCGACACGGCCCTGGAACACGTCGGCCCACAGCACGCGGGCGGTGCGCGTCTCGCTCAGCTGCACCGACACCGTCAGTCGCCCGCCGGGCTCAACGCGCAGCGAACCGCCGGCCACGTAGTCGACGTCGAGGCGGCGCGCCGCGTCTTCGGCGCCGATGCGCCGCTCGTCGAGCGCGAACACCGTGCCTTGCGCGATGACGAACACGCTGCGCAGCTTGGCCAGCCGGGTGATCACGTCGTGCGCCAAGCCGTCGCCGAGACCGCCGCGTGCGCTCACGCCGCGCGAGCGGTCGCTGAAGGGCATGACCGCGAGCGACGCACGCCGGCTACGCGCGGGAGTGGGTGGTGTCGGCTCGGGCGCCGCCATGATGACCTCGACCGTGGCCGCGCCCGCCAGACGCGTGTGGCGCTGCTTGGCGGCACGCCAGGCGTGGCCGATCACGCCCCAGTCCTGGCCCTCGGCTTCGTACTGGCGGGCCACGGTGGCCAGGTGCTCGTCGCCCTCGCGCAAGCGGCCGGCAGCGGCCAGTGCGTTCAACAAGCCTTCGTGGGCGCGGCCGTCGAAAGGGGCCAGGCGCAGCCAGGCCTCGAAGCTCGGCACGGTGTCGTCGGCCGTCAAGGGCAACGACAGGGCCAGCCGCTCCAGTACCGCCGCATGCGCCGCACGGAACCGACGCCGTTGCGCCGTGAGCCAGGCGGTGTAGGCGGTGCTGCGAGGGATGTCCAGGCCTTCGAGGAAGTCTCCGCGGAAGCTCGTGGCCCAGGCACGCAGCTCATCGGCGCTCAGGGTGCCGATGCCGCCCTGCAGGGCCTGCACGAGACGCGGAGCGTCGACTTGCAGCGCGCTCAGGTCGAGCCGCACGCTCTCTCCGTCGGCCACGATCCGCGTCTTGCCTTCTTCATCGAGCACGCCGCGCAGCTTGCTCAGGCACCAGCGCAGCTCTCCGCGCGGATCGTTGGGCAGGTCCCAGAGCAGCTCGCACAGGTGGTGGCGCGACACGGCATGGCCGG
Protein-coding regions in this window:
- a CDS encoding ShlB/FhaC/HecB family hemolysin secretion/activation protein, yielding MEHKRWLSLSCVLAALFGPAAGAWAQAGASQPGRVERDTRPPPEPIRRDSVRIDAPRFPEQVPPGAQEVRFLLGEVQVEGNTVLSTQALSSAWTPLVGKPITLADAFGIAATISARYRAAGYILSQAIIPPQDIRTVGVGVLRIQVIEGFIGQASVTGLAPAKLAPYLERVRTERPLQLATLERSLLLIGELPGVSSQANLRASATPNASDLELVASQKRSEFSFSAHNRSSPSQGRLRLEASAEVRGVIGSFDRHSLRWVGSGDDRLNMLSYATEMPIGHNGLKFNLGASASRSQPETDVALSNIDTRSDNLSLGLSQAVLRSRQHNLSLRGTLAAYDNSAEVAGTVASEDHIRALRVGMTGDLADSWGGISLLDVEWSKGLSSLGADKQGDLPPGSANPQFSRWTVYAARLQSIAGNWSALVAATAQGSSDRLPTAEQLGLGGETFLRAFDPSEAIGEKGSAAKLELRYDLGGARIASTLYAYGESGKVQRRQATGPAIETSLSSTGLGVRVSGPARTRGYLEVAKPGRKDVASEGNRKARVFAGLGIDF
- a CDS encoding DUF1161 domain-containing protein; translated protein: MPSFRNSLLLCTTSMLLAHGAQAQSPSCELLKQTLASRIPPEIKGYAMDDVPARTPVPPGGKVIGTCEGGARKVIYRRFGGAPLASDGGNPASTPAPATQAATPAPTPAPTPAPRPASAPAPMVAQKEPPKPKPEPVTPPKPPAPSTLPAPVAVAPKPAAVPAPAPAPAPARVAPVASSPAPLVVAAAKPTAVDKPAEPLTARAAPPAPASLPAESPALRATPASDNDEPGFLSTYGHWLWLLLALPFVAWLWSWVSHRMAYDSAGLPRGPRL
- a CDS encoding DUF3297 family protein is translated as MTQEKTDETKPALPDHLSCDPRSPHHVAAVFEHPIGIRLNGKERHDVEEYCISEGWVKVPAGKTLDRKGQPLLIKLKGTVEAYYR
- a CDS encoding transcriptional regulator — encoded protein: MSVGTGVETSEAITGTGGLRLQLLGPLVLSRAGSLVVLPSSRKVRALLAYLALAGHAVSRHHLCELLWDLPNDPRGELRWCLSKLRGVLDEEGKTRIVADGESVRLDLSALQVDAPRLVQALQGGIGTLSADELRAWATSFRGDFLEGLDIPRSTAYTAWLTAQRRRFRAAHAAVLERLALSLPLTADDTVPSFEAWLRLAPFDGRAHEGLLNALAAAGRLREGDEHLATVARQYEAEGQDWGVIGHAWRAAKQRHTRLAGAATVEVIMAAPEPTPPTPARSRRASLAVMPFSDRSRGVSARGGLGDGLAHDVITRLAKLRSVFVIAQGTVFALDERRIGAEDAARRLDVDYVAGGSLRVEPGGRLTVSVQLSETRTARVLWADVFQGRVGDTFGVLDEIGDHIVAALSSQIEVAERNRAILKSPNSLDAWEAHHRGLWHMMRFNREDNEQARHFFQTAVQLDPSFARPYAGLSFTHFQDAFLGWTDRAEAEELAYRSASQGLMADDLDPAARWALGRAHWLRGRIDESIAGFDTSVDLSPNFAHGHYTRAFVHSQTGDPELAIAATDHARDLSPFDPMLFAMLGTRALALLRLGRYEEAADWAMKAAARPNAHVHIMSIAKHCLAMAGRKQQAIEMAAAIQRVQPGYRLDDFLSAFRYGADGEALMRQADRQVATWSLSH